The sequence TCTTCCCGGGTTCCGTTTAAACGCCAAGCTTTCCACCTGGATAGGGCAGATAACATATAACACCTGCCTGCATTATATCGAGAAAAAGAAATTGGTGTATTTGCCCTCTTACTTTGAAGAGGATGATGCAGAAGATCACCATGACCGTATCAGTTATAAACAGGGAAACATCGCGCAGAATGAGGTGGAAAAGGAATTACAGGCCAAAGATCTCACCGCTATTCTCAGCTCAGCTATCAAAATTCTTCAACCACCTATTTACCAGACGCTGATCATATTGTACCACCAGGAAGAAATGAGTTACGGTGAAATCGCTGAGATCACGTCGCTCCCGGAAGGCACCGTAAAAAATTATCTGTTCAGGGCCAGAAAGTCGCTTAAACAACAATTGCTGACGGCCTATAAAAAAGAAGAAATATGAAGCAGGTACATCTTTCAGAGAATGAAGTACAGCAATTGGCTATGAAATTGCAACAGGCTGATCCACTGCAGGCACAGCACCTTCGGGAATGTGCTGCATGTAAGACGGCAATAGCCAGTTACCAGGCAATATTCACTTCACTAAAAGTAATGGAAAGCCCCGCATTCGATTTTGACGTGGAGCAATTGGTAATGCCCCAACTACCTCAGCCGCAAAAGGCTGTTTCCAACAGTCAATGGTCTATCATACCTACCATTGGAATAGCTGTGGCCGTTTTTTGTATTCCTATCTTTATAATGAGCAGGTTCCTTTCTAATCTTGCAAAGGGCATTCCCGAGTACACCTTATATATTATTATAGTGACAGCCCTGGTTATTGCGGGCTTCCTGGGCAGGGAAATGGTGACCTCTTACAGGGAAAAAATTCGCCTGTTAAATTTTTATTGAAAAAGATGCAACATTCATTTGTTTGACCGGTCATATACGGTATAAACAATAAAACAGAAAAAAATGAAAAAGATCATCACTACTATAATGCTTGTTGCACCTGTATCAGTATTTGCACAATCACCGCTTTTTCCCGCGAACAGCGAAATCACCACTGAACTGCTCAGGAGTACAGTGGCCACCATAGTCCTTTTTATAGCATCTTCCTTTATTCTTTCATTGCTCAGAATATTGCTGAATAATCAGCTAAAGAAAAAGATGCTGCAAAAAGGAGTTTCAGAAGAGGTTATTGCCAATATGCTTCCACGTAAAAGTGAGCAGATTGCAGCAATTAAATGGTTTGCCATTCTTACTGCCATTGCTGTAGGATTAACAATTATCACATTTTTCCCTCCGATCGGCATTCACTCTGTAATTATAATGGCTGTAAGTGTAGCATTGGGCTTTTTAGGTTATTACTTCTGGGTGAAAAAGATTGAAAAATAAAGCATGGCTGGTTACCATCATATTCCTCACATTAATGCTTACATGTATGAAAACGGCATATATTCTATTTTCGGTTAGCGTGGTATTAGTTATCATTTCAATAAGTTTGTTCCTTAGTAATAATACGACCAGTCATAAAACGGCAGTTTCTTACGCTGAGACACCTACTGCTTATGTGTTTCGCGCATCCTACAATGCCAGTCAGGCTGAGTTGGTAGAAAAGTACATAGATAGCTGTTTTTCCCCGGTTGTAATTTTCGGCACCACTCATAAAGTAAAGAAAGAAGTGGTAACTGCTGACAATACCCGCTTTGATATCAAAGCATCCCAGGGAAACTTTTATGTAAAAGCAGATAAAAAATTAAATAGTCAGGCCGCTTTGGATAAGCTCATTAATACCTGCATGGGCTTGAAAAGTGTGATTAAACCCATATAACCATTACATAATCCATAAACATTCTTAGATGAAACCCTTGATAACCCTCATGGCTGTAAGTGTCATGCTCCTCTCTCTGTCCACAAAAGCCCAGCTGCCTGTCAGCAAGATCATTGGAAAGATCGTACAGGCTGACCAGCAGCCTGTCAACGCAGCCACCATATCATTATTGGTAGCAGGCAATACACAACCAGTCAAATTTGAGGTATCTGCTACTGACGGATCTTTTTCATTTGAAGATATCCGGCCCGGCATCTACAGGATAGTAGCAACGGCAGTAGGACTCGTCAAATATGAAAGTGCTCCTTTTACAATCGACTCATCCAACAACCAGACTACATTGCCGGTCTTTATAGTGAGTAAAGCAGATATTGAGCTGAAAGAAGTAGCCGTAACAGCCAAGAAGAGTTTTATTGAACAAAAAATAGACAGAACCGTCGTAAATGTGGATGCCATGATTTCCAATGCCGGTACTACCGCGCTGGAAGTACTGGAAAAAGCACCAGGCGTGCGCGTAGATCCTAACGGTACAATCAGCCTGAAAGGACAACAGGGGGTTACCATTTTTATTGATGACAAACCCTCCTATCTTTCAGGTGCTGATCTGCAGAATTATTTACGCTCACTTCCTTCCTCCACACTGGCACAGGTGGAAATCATGACCAATCCACCTGCCAAATATGATGCAGCAGGTAATGGAGGTATTATCAATATTAAAACTGTAAAAAAGAAGATCCAGGGTTTTAATATGGGTATTAACTTAAGCCCAAGATTTTCAAAATACACCAGCGTGAATAATAGTCTTGACTTTAACTACCGCCACAATAAATTCAACTTCTTTGGCAACTTTGCATACGGTACACGAAATAACTATAACGATATCAGCATCACCAGGAAATATAAAAATGAGGATGGCAGTCTGAAAGATATCTTTACACAGGACTCCTACATCCGCCGGAAAGGATATGGTGTAAAGGCAACTGTTGGTGCAGATTTCTATGCTTCTGAGAACACCACCCTGGGCATCACCCTTGACAATATGCTACGTTATCCAAAGAATACCAATACAAGCACCGGGCAAATATATGATAGCAAGATGATACTGGATTCTTCAATCGTTTCGATCAACAATGAAGATGGTAAATTCAAAAGCCATGGTGTCAATTTCAATATCAAACATGATTTCTATAAGAATGGTCCATCTATTCTTGCCAATTTCGACTACCTGACATACGATATCAACAACGACCAGGTATTCTCTAACAAAAGCTATTCTCCGGAAGGAGTATTCAAATCGGAAGACAAACTGGATGGTAATTTGCCAACTGATATTAAAATTTATTCTGGAAAGGTAGATTATAGCCAGACGTTCAAAGGTGACTGGAAATTTGAAGCAGGTGCGAAGAGCAGCTATACCAATACCTCCAACATCGCTAATTATTTCAATACTATTGGAGGCATCACTTCACCGGATTATGAAAAAACAAACAATTTTAGTTATAAGGAAAATATCAATGCAGGCTATGTAAACTTGAATAAGGATTTCAACAGGTTGAGTGTACAGTTGGGATTACGTCTCGAAACAACTTCTTCTAAAGGACATCAGCTTGGGAACGTAGAGAAACCTGATTCGGCCTTTGACCGTAATTATACGAACATCTTCCCTACGGTATTCCTGATGTATAGCCTGGATTCATTAAGCGATCATCAGCTTAAATTTAACTTTGGCCGAAGGATTGACAGGCCTTATTACCAGGACCTCAATCCCTTTATATCTCCTTTGGATAAGTTTTCCTACTACACAGGAAATCCTTATCTGCAACCATCCCTTTCGACAAAGGTAGAATTGGGCTATATCTTCAAAAACAAACTGACTGCCACAGCAAGTTATACAAACACGAAAGACCAGGTGTTTGAAACGATTGAGATCATTGACAATATCTACTATAGCAGACCTGGAAATATTGGAAAAACAAAACTCTATACACTTGACCTGGGTGCAGGTCTGGACCCTACCCCCTGGTTTACTTTCCAAATCAATGCACAGTTAAACTATTTTCATTCTAAAGGTAATTTCTATACAGGCTTACTGGATACCAAAAGTACTTACTTGTATACGCAGGGGATGGCACAGTTTAAATTGAAGAAGAATTGGATTATTCAGCTAGATGGTTATTATCAGACCAAAATGACAAACGTACAATTTGAGCTGGCAGCCAGGGGCAGATTGAATGCAGCTGTAGCGAAAGTATTATCGCCAAAGGCAACGCTCAAATTCAGTGTGTCGGATATCCTGTTTACCAATATCAGCAAAGGTACAATCACCAACCTTCAGCTGACAGATGCATACTTTAAAACGCTTTCTGATTCAAGAGCAGCTATCCTTACGTTAAGCCTTCGTTTGGGAAAGGCGGTAAAGGGTCAACGTAAACATAATAGCACAGGAGCTGATACTGAATCAAACAGGGTAAAGAACTAATCATTATTTTTTTCATCATGGAAATACAAAAGGGTAGCTTCCATTCCTGGAGATTACCCTGTTTTTATTTCAACAGATCACTATTATCGCAGTCAAAAAGTAATACAACAGATTTAACTCATTTGGCAATCGTCTATTAATTAAAAAATCTTTTGGGGGAGAGCAAATAATCTTTGTTCTTCACACAGCCTTTAATTACATGGATGTTGCTTAAAAAATGTCGAAAAAGTCAAAATTATTTGCATTCAGCTCCACATTGCTTTCATTTTCTCCATTTACAATTCTTATCAAAATCAATAATGGGATCAAATGTTAGATAGAGAACTCCTCCCGTGCACATTAGGCGAAAAATTACTTTAACAGTAATTTTTCGCTCTTTTTTATTGTGGGAATTATTGGGGTTCAGGTGGTTATGAAGTGGTGAATCTTAAATAAGTGTTCGATAACGTAAATGGGTAAATGATTGTGATTGTTATCTGATTTGAAAATTATCATTGAAAAATATTTATCCGGCACCATATCGATAGTGCTATCCTGGCAATATCCCCTATACCCCAATAACAAAATCAATGTTAGGACAAATAATAATGATTTCATAATCGCAAACAATTAATAAATAAAAAATGCAACACCCCAAATGCAGGATAAAAAACAATGAACACATTTCAAGTCATAGAAGATATATGCATTGAATGAAAATCAATCCCCATCATCTTTTAGCTTCTAGTAACGACATAATTTTATCAACACGCTTTCTCAATTCTTCATTCTCTTCTTTTAACCTCTCATTACTTTTATGTTCTTCAATAAGGTATAAAGTAATCTCTTCCACTTTCTGCAACAATAATCTATTCATTTCGCCGAGATCAACCCCATGGGCTAATACATCCGATTCTGCAGGAATGCCAGGCAGGTGTTGATTTTCACTAATATATTTCTCTATACTACTAAGTGAAGGTAGATTGTAAGATGGCTTGAAAACAAAGTCAGCCCAACTAGTTTGCGTAACTTGTAGCTTTCTTGCACCAATGGTTCCTTCAACGGCTAACTTATAATTTCCTGCTGTGGTGGTACCGATACAAAGATTTCCATTTACATCCAAACGCATCTTTTCTGTACCATCATTTGAACAAAAAGCTAAAAATTGACCGGTAGAGTTATTATGTCTCATAAAAAGAACTTTAGCACCCTCTACGCCAGCAATACTAGAAACGACGCCGAATGCAGGCGAATTTAAAGCAGTTGAATATGATCGAATACCTATATAAGTTCCCTTACCCGTATTATTTCCACCGGATAATCTAGCCAAAACGGAAGTCAGCGAATCACCTGAAGTTCCAGCCACATCTAAGGAGGCTCTTGGAAGTAGGGTTCCAATCCCAAATTTGCCACTTTCCGTAGATGTTACACTATCTGGCAAATAAACATTACCTACAAACGAATTCTTATAAGGAACAATGACAGGATTTGTAGCTGAAGCAATTAATGTACTATCTACAACCGACCAACCACCAAAATTTGCAGCAGTCTCACCAGGGAACCCCTTTGCAAAAACTCTAACATGAAACCTTATCCAATAAGCTTTGGAATCGATAAAAATCGAAATTTTCCCATTTTCGTTAGCCAGGGTTATGGGGGGATTAAATGAACCTGAAGAGGTTACGGCATAATGAGTAAAATCACCAGCAGTATTAATATACCAGCATAATGTAAGATTAATCGGGTTGGTATATTGGTAGTCATATCCTTCTATCATAAGTGTAGGCATACTTATATTTATACCATAAGGTATATTGGTCTTTATTTTGATTCCATAAACGGGAGTGCCGTTAATTTTATATGAACACACAACATCATCGATTTCTTGCGAATAGCAGGAAAAACATAGAAAAAGAATAAAGGATAAAATAAGAGATAGTGATTTCATACACGATATTTTAAGTATTAATAAGAGTTTTTTAATTGGGTTATAAAGTATCCGTAACCTATTATAATAATACTAACATAGAGATACTGACTTGCTCATAAAAAGGATCGTTCTAATTTCATACTCAGAGACCCTGTACCTGTTGATGACCAATGACTGCACGAGCCAGCGGACTATGCTTGTAGTATTCGTACTTATCTGTGCACCATCCCAATTCTGAAGCTTATCGTACAGGAGGTTTTTGAAGTCCCGGTTGGTGTACTTCATATTGATACCTGTGATATTGCGAAACAGGGTTGAATTTCCTCTGGCGGTTGTGAAACCGACGCGTACGGGGTATTGATCCCTGATGGTGAGGTTGAGATAAATCTGTATTGTATGCTGGTAAATATCTTTTTGCTGATATATGGGATAACAACGCCGGATTGGTAGTAATAGTCATACATGACATTCCCATGCACCTTCAGGAAAGGCTTACGGAGTAATAGTGGCCGGGTTATGGTGTCATAGTTATTTGCATGTAAGGGTACAAGGTTAATATTGCCAGCTGTGTCGGAAGCTAAGATATAGGACACTTCGCCGGAAGATTGTTTAATACCACGGGGGAATGCAACTATGGGTCCTTTACCCAGGGCGCCGGGCAGCGAGGTACTACGTTGTAATTGCGCATAGGTTACCAGGCTCCCTGCCGTGAGGAAGAATAACATAATGTATATGTGATTTCAACTTGCTATTTAAGCAGTAGTGATTGGGAATAAACATGTATAGGTATGCTTACACCGGTAATGGGTCCCAAGATTTTTAATGAGTAAAAATTATGACATAGTTTTTGTATTTGGATTAAAAAACGGGTATAGGCAATTCACAGACAGAAAAGGTTAAAATAGTTAGATGTGAGCAAAATTAGAGAATAAAAAGAGATTTCAAAATTTATTGTGAGTATTATATTAACGATTGGAGGAATAATGAAAAAGCATAAGGCCAGTTCCAAAGAACAAGCCTTCATAGATTTGCAAACAGTAATTTATTTTAACTTAAATAATCAGATTCAATAATCTTTTAATCTAACACTTTTTTACCCTTTATACTTTTTGTTTTTACCAGCCTTAGATCTCAATATTAGAGAGATTGGTAAATAATAAATTGTGTACCTAAACAAAAGTAAAGACCTGTTTAAACAGGTCCCTAATTACTTTTCAAATATTTAACCGGACTTGCCCCTGCAATACTGCCAATCTGAATAGCCAGCGTGATACCTGTAGTAATTAAAGACAGTACTGTCGTGACAATAAAAGCTCCAAATGGCATATGTATTCTGTAAGCAAAATTATCTAACCAATTATTTGCCCAGAAAAACACAACAGGATACGCCAATAAATTGGCAATGAGCACTAGCCACAGATACTTTCTGCTAATCATGGTAAGTATTGTTGCAGAAGATGCACCTAATGTTTTCCTGATGCTGAATTCCTTTAGTCGTTGCCTGATCATGAAAGTAGTCAAAGCAAACAATCCGATCAGGGCAAGCATCAGTGAAACTGTAGAAAAAATGTAATAAATATTCTTCAATCGCTCATGTTCTGCATTCAGCTGGTTATATTCATCTTCCAGAAAATCATACCTGAGTGGGTATCCAGGATAATAACGTTCCCATATTCCTTTAACTCCCCCTATCACCATCATTTTTGCACGATCATCTATTTTAATAAGCAGATTGCTTGTACCTGATGAACCGATATGAGTATTAATCATGTAAGCAGATGGACCTACTTTTTGTTCAAATCCATGATACTTAAAGTCGTTAATGACACCTACCACAGTAAGCGGAAACCGCTCTCTTCCTCCGTAAATAGTTTTCCCCAGCATATTCTTCCCCAAAAGATCTGCTGCCGCTTTATTTAATACAACTGCATTTTCTGAGTCAAGTCCGTATTCCTTTGAGAATAATCGTCCCTGCTGTACCTGAACATTCAGTGCATGAAGTGTCTGATAACCAACAGAAATAAGAAACATCTTTTTTATTTGACCTTCATAAGACGTCTCAAATAAAAAATCATCTTCCTGATTGCTCTTTTGAGAACTAACACCTACATATTTAACACCTGGCAGTTGTTCTATTTCACTTATCATACGAGGATTGACCGGAGATTCAATATGCAACAACCCCATTGGACTAAAGCCCAGATCGCTTTTTTGCATATACCTGATCTGCAGCGTCATTACGATCAGAGAAACAATAAAGACGACGGTGATAGAAAACTGAAGTACGATAAGCGTATTGCCAACAAACTGTCGCCTATTCATTGATCCATTTTCATCCCTGAAAGCACCCAGAGGGCTAAAATTCGTAAGAAACAGACATGGATAAACAGCGGACAACATACACGTCATGATGAAAATACCGAGAAGCTGTAATACAAAAACAGGTAGATTAATATTTTGCTTCAGCGAAATCGATATCTGAAAAATGTCATTGATAAAAGGCAATAGCAATACGGAGAGTAAACAACTTAAAAGCAAAGCTGTAAGACATTTAACGGCAACCTCTCCTAATATTTCTAACATCAGATGAATTCTGGATGCGCCTAATATCTTTTTGACACTTATGCTTTTTATACGGTAAAATGACGCGGCAACGGAAAGGTTCGTAAAATTCGTAATAGCCAGCAATAATAATAAAACAGAGAGTCCTATTAGTGGGGCTGCAATATTCATGATCCCTTTACCCTGCAAGGGATGGATATGTATATCTTCTAATGATTGTAACCTAAACCCATCCGGCAATATTTTGTTATGTACAGTCAGGTTATGGTTCCGTCGTGAATCGTATAATATGCCCATTTCCCGGGCATATATACCATATGCAAGTGTTTGCAACCGCTCTGTGTTTGCACCGGGATTTAGCCGCATAAAGATCCTGCAGGGCATCGTTTCTCCCAGATCTGTAGGGGGAATATCCAAATTCCCACTACTGGAATGATATATAGCAGTAAAGTGAAGCAGCGATGGTAACGCTGGCAATTCAATTACCCCCTCTATCTGATATGATATTGATTTGTCCTGGTTCCATCGCTTTAAACTGACAGATCTACCCACTACTTCTTTTGTACCAAACCATTTCTTTGCAAGCGATTCTGAAATTACTATTGTGTTAGGATTTTTTAAAGCCGTCTTTCGGTTACCGGCAATAAACTTATAAGGGAATACATCAAAAAAGGAGCTATCGCAATCAAGCATATCCTTTTCAAGAAATGAATTGTTTTCCGTAGTTATCCCAATCTGTCCTCTTCCCCCTGCAAGGCTAATCATGGTAAGGGCCTTTACATCAGGCATGCCGGATTTGAGGGCAAATCCCATTCTTGAATCACAGTAGTAAGTCCATTCTTCCTTATCATAAGCCTCATCCAATACACCTGCACCATATATGTGTTTTAATTCCGGAGACCAGCGATCATAATTCAGTTCATAGTTCAGGTATAAAGTGATCACAATCAGACTGGTCAGACCTAGAGCCAATCCAATAATACTTATAAAGAATGTAGTATTATAGGTTTTCCTGTTTAAAAGAATACTCACCATAAGTGTGGAATAATATTATAACGCAGCTAAATATTCTTCAAAAAGATTCATTCTACCGGATTTAGGCATAAAGACATCATGCAATTGATTATCTTTTCCCAGCACAAAATAATACGCACTTTCACCCGCTTTCTTATCGATATCTATCTTATTTTTTCCGACAATAAAGATAGGGTATCTAACCGAAAATTCCTGCTTAACCGCATTTACTGATTGAAAATCTGCAAATACCGCTACGTTATACTTTAACTCATGGGCTTTCATTTCTAATACTTTCAGACTCTGCGCAATACAAGTGTTACAGTCAGCTGAATGTATTCTTAAAATGAGAAGTGGTTTTGTTAAGTGAAGATTCCCGATAACACTATCAGCAACAGTAAATTTATTGTACCCTATAATCAGGTTATCATTTAAATAGGATGCTTTTGCTGTAACTTCTGCGATCTGACTTTCTTTCGCTGCAAGCACAAAATTTAATTGTCTGATCTGTTCAGAAGAGTTTTTAAGCCGCATTACAAAAAAAACATCCAGTGCGGACAATATTACGATAACAACAATTCCTAGCTTCATATATCATTGTATTATTGGTTAATTTCAGCAGGTAAATCATAACGCACAACTACTGGTTTGCTTTCATTCCTGTATTTAATCGTATATAACTTGTTTTGCTTTTCATCTACAGCAAAAAAACCCAGATACGACTGATCCAGATAATAAATTTTTTTCAGCTGCCCATCCCATGAAAATATATGTAACTCCATATTTGAATTTTCCTGAAAATAATTAGCATACTCCTTATTCAGGCATAACGCGTATAAATAATTATTACCTCCGTAAGTAGTTATATAATAAGTTTTAGTATCTGCATAAGGCATCATCGCATTTCCAGGCTTAATAACCGGTATCGGTCTTGTTGCCGCATTTTCAAATATAGATGTCTGGATCTTATTACTGTCTGGTATAACAAAGTCTACTCTCTTAAACAATGTCATTGCAGAGGCCATAATACCTTTCTTCATATTAAACGCATTCTGCGCATAGTAGTAATACGCTTCCGCGCTGGCAGGGATATCGACACTATCTACTTTACTGAAATTCTTAATCCAGCTTGTTTTTCTCTTTTTTATATCATAAACAAAAAACCGCCCTTTATAACGTGAGCTGATGCTACTACCATAAATCAGACTATCACGCCATCCCAATAAAGATGCATATCCTGAAATTAAATAAGGTGGAAGCCTTACTGTCCACTCCGGTCTTACAATAGTATCCTCCAGCACTTTTCTAAAATTGAATTTAAGGTATAGGTTTTTTCTATAGTCAGTTAGGTAAAAATAGGTCTCATTATCCTTTACATAATACTGATTGTCATACCTTGGGTTCATAAACTGGTAGCTACTATCGCCCCTCGTACCATATTTGCCCAAAAATTTAAGATCCCTGAGTGCATAAAAATTAAGATATGCATTGCTATGTGGAGTCACTACTACTAAAACAGTATCAATGATACCAATGGAAGAAATTTCTGCACTATCGATCCCGACAACAGGGTACCCTTTTAAGGTATCTATTTTTGCTGTCTCTTCTTTTATAACGATTCTGTCATATTTCATTTTATCACTTTTACAAGCCAGCTGAAACAGAAATATACTTAAGCCTAATAAGAGTTTATTCCGACATGACTTTATCATGGATGATTGTATTATAAAATGAATAAATTGTTTCGTTACTAACCGGATCTCCTATCATGACGACTTTATCATTTTCATCCAATAAAAAAGTTCCCTGAACATATCTGTCAAGATGGCGATTTAATAAGTAATAACCACTCGTATCCAGATATATGTAAAATGCGGGTTTTGTACTATCTATGAATTCCCGGAAATACGTATCCGGCTTCCCCTGGGCTACAAAAATGATTTCTTTGACATCCATTTTTTCTTCTGACAGAAACTTGTTCCATTCATCCATTTTCCGGATGCAGGTTCCACAACTGGTATTGATGAATGAAACAATTTTATACGCTCCCTTATGTCCAGCTACGCCATTGGGCGTATAATACAAGGAGAGCGAATCCCGGGTATTTATCCTATGCCCAACTACATCACTGTAGTCATTCAGATAGGACATCAGTGCTTTCTTCTTTTCAATATCATTATTACAGGCACATACCTGTAATAGTAAGACGCATATAATAAATAAGTTTTTCCACATCTCCTGTTTTTTTATAATGAGCCATCCTTAAATAAGGATGGCTCATGTTCATTACTTTTTACAAGTAGATTGATCTGAATAGGTACCGGCGGTTGTCTCAGTGCATCCATTACATTTTGTAATGGTAGTGGACCCTTCGCTATAAGTACTATAGCAATAGATCTTCCCGCCGCTTGTGTCTCCGCTTGTATCTGTTGAGGTAACAGTACCAGAGGTACCTGTAGAAGTAACCGCCAGAATGCCTAAAACGTTTCCGTTTTTGCTTAAAGCGATGTCATAATTCGCGAATGCATACTGGATGTTAAAACCAACTGCAAATACAAAAGTTGCAATACCAATTGCTTTTACTAATTTCTGTTTTGTCATTGTTTGACTTTTAAGGTTAATAATCGGATTTATTTAAAAAGTGAGCTTTCTCTGTATCCAGTAAGTGCCGCAGTTCAGTTTTCAGCGTGTCTGAATCATGCCATACGAATGTGCGTTGATAAGCATAGATACCTAGTCCGGAAAAATACACGATGATCATTGCGGCGTATAACTTTCTTAGTTTTTTCTTTCCTGAAATTAGTTGGTCAAACAACCAGGCAAGTGAGAAAAAGATGCCTGCGGCGGCTAAATAGGCATAACGGTCTGCGACTAATTCAAATCTTTTCAGGGAAAATAAATTCAGCACAATACCGATGTGTATGAGGAAAAACACAAAACCAGCAAGCAGTATCCGCAGCTGTTTATAATAACGATACAGACAATATCCCATTATGAGTATTATAAATGGATATATCCAGAATCTCAGCGGTAATGGTTCTCCAGGGTTATTGGGGAAGACGTATAAATAGGATAATTTAAACGGCAGCAGGCACTTGGTCAGGTATTCGATCAGCGTATAGGATGCCAGTATTATCCTTTGATAAAAGGGGTAAATTTTTTGACCTTCCATATTCGCTGTCCTACCCTGTGATATTATTGAAAGAATACCAAAAAATATGGATAGCAGAAAGAATGGAATTTTCTCAAGCCAGACACTCCATTTATGCACATTCCGTTGTAAGAAATAGTCAAACAGGATGAGACATACAGGCAAGGTAACAGCCTGTTCCTTTGCACCAAAGGAGATAATAAAAAACAGGATGACCAGAAAATAATACCGATATTTCTCTGTAGTGATGTACGTGATGTAAAAATGCAGGGCTATCAAATAGAATAAAGTATAAACAATAATCTTTGATGCCGCCATCCAGGCCACTGCCTGTACGAGGAACGGATGAATGGCAAATAATAACGCCGTTATAAATGGAATGCGCCAGGCACCGGCCTGCTCCTTATTTCCGGTCAGTAGGATTCTGAGTACAAGAAAGTAGAGTAATAGCACGTTGGAGATGTGTACCAACAAACTGGCAGCATGAAACCAAAATGGATCATATCCAAAAAAGGTATACAACAAAATATAAAAAAACTCATTGACAGGTGCATACTGTCCATGGTAAAATTCAGTCAATACATTCCACAGATTATAATGATTCAATCCCTCTTCAGTATAGGAGTTAATGACGACCCACTGGTCGTCCCATTTATACTGAAAATCATTATCAAAAACCTGCTGGTAGGTGATAAGACAACATGCAATCAAAGAGACAATAACAATTAGATTTATCG is a genomic window of Chitinophaga sp. LS1 containing:
- a CDS encoding RNA polymerase sigma factor, producing MSYSAEHNFTDQFLVEQVLKGDQQAFTRIIRQTEKLVAQIVFKMIPSPADRKDIVQDVYLKVYSNLPGFRLNAKLSTWIGQITYNTCLHYIEKKKLVYLPSYFEEDDAEDHHDRISYKQGNIAQNEVEKELQAKDLTAILSSAIKILQPPIYQTLIILYHQEEMSYGEIAEITSLPEGTVKNYLFRARKSLKQQLLTAYKKEEI
- a CDS encoding ABC transporter permease, with protein sequence MVSILLNRKTYNTTFFISIIGLALGLTSLIVITLYLNYELNYDRWSPELKHIYGAGVLDEAYDKEEWTYYCDSRMGFALKSGMPDVKALTMISLAGGRGQIGITTENNSFLEKDMLDCDSSFFDVFPYKFIAGNRKTALKNPNTIVISESLAKKWFGTKEVVGRSVSLKRWNQDKSISYQIEGVIELPALPSLLHFTAIYHSSSGNLDIPPTDLGETMPCRIFMRLNPGANTERLQTLAYGIYAREMGILYDSRRNHNLTVHNKILPDGFRLQSLEDIHIHPLQGKGIMNIAAPLIGLSVLLLLLAITNFTNLSVAASFYRIKSISVKKILGASRIHLMLEILGEVAVKCLTALLLSCLLSVLLLPFINDIFQISISLKQNINLPVFVLQLLGIFIMTCMLSAVYPCLFLTNFSPLGAFRDENGSMNRRQFVGNTLIVLQFSITVVFIVSLIVMTLQIRYMQKSDLGFSPMGLLHIESPVNPRMISEIEQLPGVKYVGVSSQKSNQEDDFLFETSYEGQIKKMFLISVGYQTLHALNVQVQQGRLFSKEYGLDSENAVVLNKAAADLLGKNMLGKTIYGGRERFPLTVVGVINDFKYHGFEQKVGPSAYMINTHIGSSGTSNLLIKIDDRAKMMVIGGVKGIWERYYPGYPLRYDFLEDEYNQLNAEHERLKNIYYIFSTVSLMLALIGLFALTTFMIRQRLKEFSIRKTLGASSATILTMISRKYLWLVLIANLLAYPVVFFWANNWLDNFAYRIHMPFGAFIVTTVLSLITTGITLAIQIGSIAGASPVKYLKSN
- a CDS encoding TlpA family protein disulfide reductase translates to MWKNLFIICVLLLQVCACNNDIEKKKALMSYLNDYSDVVGHRINTRDSLSLYYTPNGVAGHKGAYKIVSFINTSCGTCIRKMDEWNKFLSEEKMDVKEIIFVAQGKPDTYFREFIDSTKPAFYIYLDTSGYYLLNRHLDRYVQGTFLLDENDKVVMIGDPVSNETIYSFYNTIIHDKVMSE
- a CDS encoding TonB-dependent receptor, encoding MKPLITLMAVSVMLLSLSTKAQLPVSKIIGKIVQADQQPVNAATISLLVAGNTQPVKFEVSATDGSFSFEDIRPGIYRIVATAVGLVKYESAPFTIDSSNNQTTLPVFIVSKADIELKEVAVTAKKSFIEQKIDRTVVNVDAMISNAGTTALEVLEKAPGVRVDPNGTISLKGQQGVTIFIDDKPSYLSGADLQNYLRSLPSSTLAQVEIMTNPPAKYDAAGNGGIINIKTVKKKIQGFNMGINLSPRFSKYTSVNNSLDFNYRHNKFNFFGNFAYGTRNNYNDISITRKYKNEDGSLKDIFTQDSYIRRKGYGVKATVGADFYASENTTLGITLDNMLRYPKNTNTSTGQIYDSKMILDSSIVSINNEDGKFKSHGVNFNIKHDFYKNGPSILANFDYLTYDINNDQVFSNKSYSPEGVFKSEDKLDGNLPTDIKIYSGKVDYSQTFKGDWKFEAGAKSSYTNTSNIANYFNTIGGITSPDYEKTNNFSYKENINAGYVNLNKDFNRLSVQLGLRLETTSSKGHQLGNVEKPDSAFDRNYTNIFPTVFLMYSLDSLSDHQLKFNFGRRIDRPYYQDLNPFISPLDKFSYYTGNPYLQPSLSTKVELGYIFKNKLTATASYTNTKDQVFETIEIIDNIYYSRPGNIGKTKLYTLDLGAGLDPTPWFTFQINAQLNYFHSKGNFYTGLLDTKSTYLYTQGMAQFKLKKNWIIQLDGYYQTKMTNVQFELAARGRLNAAVAKVLSPKATLKFSVSDILFTNISKGTITNLQLTDAYFKTLSDSRAAILTLSLRLGKAVKGQRKHNSTGADTESNRVKN